The following DNA comes from Hahella chejuensis KCTC 2396.
TCGAACATACGGATGTAGTTCCACACGTCTTGTGACGTCCAGTTCGCTAATGGATTGAATTTGATCAACGGGCGATCTGGCGCGCCAAACGCGGCGTCTTCTTCCACTAGCGCGACCTTATTGCGTGTGCTGGGGCTTTGATCTTTTCTTTGTCCGGTGATCCAGGCGTCGACGGTTGCAAGCTTACGCCGCAACGGCGCGACCTTGCGAATGCCGCAGCATTCGGAATGGCCGTTTTTATAGAAGCTGAAAAGCCCTTTTTCCCTCACCAGACGCTCCAGTTCCTCTGCGTTGGGCGATAGCGTTTCAATCTGTAGATTATAGTGATCGCGTACTTTTTCGATAAATCGATAAGTCTCTGGATGCAGGCGGCCTGTGTCCAATGTGAACACCTGGATATTCTTCTTTAGCTTGCTGGCGATTTCTATCAGGACCACATCTTCTGCGCCGCTGAACGAAATTGCGATATTGTCGTAAAGCTCCAACGCTTTGCGCATCACTTCCTTCGGGCTCCACTCTTCCATCTCCCTGGCGAGTTCCTTTACATCATATTCGGGTGTCATCAACTAGCGCCTTGTAGCAGAGAAATTAGACGCCTGTAGGCTAACAAATTGCTGATAGAGCTAAAAATAATAAAGACTTATATCTAAAGAACGAAAACAAAAAAAGGAGGCCAAGGGGCCTCCCAAGATTTGATTCTAAGCTGTTGACACAAAAGGTCTGTGTCACTACGAGAAGAAGTGTAGACCAAGAAAAAAATAATGCCTCTTGAAAACAGTCAACTTTACGGTTGGATGTGGCGAGATGTGACTGCGCGCCAATACTTCTGATAATTAAGGCTTGATGCTGTGGGATAAGACAACGAGGGGGCGAATAAACGCTAAAAAGAAAAAAGGAGGCATATAGAGCCTCCTAATTCGGTCGGTGGCTGCTTCTGCAAGGGTTTATCACCACCGTGATTTTAGTATAGTCCATTTGGATTAAGTGTGTCTGCATGTTTAACTGTAAAGACTTGTAACCGATCAAAACTCATAATCAGATTAGGGACTTTCTGCGGACGTAGAGAAATTATTAATATGGCAATGATATTGGCATGTTAATGATCAGGCGCATGGATGCGCCTGCGCGGCGGCAAGCCGCGGGAGACAGGGCCTGACATGCGCAGGCCCTGTCGTTGCAGACAAATAGAAGGAAGCTATTTGTCTGCCTGGTTAATATTAGACTGAATGTGATTTAGCGAGAGTGAGGAATTCTATAGATCCGGGGCGTCAAACAGCCGTCCCGGACAGAAAGCCGGGACGTGGCTAAATATTGAGTTAGAGGTGATTAAGAGACGGTGATTAAAGGATTTGATTCGCCAGAACTAACGTCAGAGTTAACCCTAACGCATTGAACGCAACCAGCCCAGCAAGCTTTTTTACGCTGATGTACATCGGACTCTCCTCTATAGTTTCATCTTGTTATTTTTTTCGTAAACTTATGTGAATTCTTGTTTACATCTTTAACCGATTTTAGCTTTATCTATCGAATATGCAACCCCCTGCTAAACCCTTATGATTAAGGCGTTTTTTAATGGAATGCAGGACTGCTCTGGGCTGTTGTCGGGCGCGGCTTCACGCCTGGGTCGAGCGGCGTCAATGCGAGTCTCTGCGGATATCGAATGAATTAAAGATGACAGGAGTGAGTCGTGGAACTTGCGTGTCTTGATTTGGAAGGGGTGTTGATACCCGAAATATGGATCGCCTTTGCGGAAAAAACAGGGATAGAAGCTTTACGCGCGACGACCCGGGATATTCCGGACTACGATGTGTTGATGAAGCAGCGGTTGGAAATCCTTGATGAGCATGGCTATGGATTGCCGGATATACAATCCGTTATTGCTATGCTGGACCCGCTTCCTGGAGCGCAGGAGTTTGTCGCCTGGCTGCGACGTCGATTTCAGGTGGTGATTTTGTCCGATACATTCTACGAATTCGCGATGCCATTAATGGAGAAGCTAGGCTGGCCGACATTGTTATGTCATCGTCTGGAAGTCGATGAGAACGGTAAAGTGACGAATTACTTGTTGCGCCAGAAGGACCCAAAGCGGATGGCGGTGCAGGCGTTTCACGGTCTGAATTACCATGTGATTGCGGCGGGAGACTCCTACAACGACACGACTATGCTGGCGGAAGCGGACGCTGGTATTTTGTTTAAGGCGCCCGACAACGTTATTGCTGAATTTCCGCAGTTTCCCGCGGTGCATAGCTACGACGAACTGCGCGCGGAATTTATTAAAGCCAGTCGCGTGGTAACGGATTAAACTTCGCGTTTGCCGGGCAAGTCTCCGCCGAGGGCTTCAACGATGTGCCTGATTTTTACAACGGACTCATTGTATTCCGCAAGGCATTTAGAGTCCGCAACGATGCCGCCTCCGCCCCATACATGCATGTCGCCCTGTCGACAGGTCATGGTGCGGATGGCGATATTGCTGTCCATGCGTCCGTCATTGGACAGGTAAAATACGCTGCCGCAATAAACGCTGCGCGCGTGACCTTCCAGTTCATCAATGATTTCCATCGCCCGCTTCTTGGGGGCGCCTGTAATCGATCCGCCTGGCGAACAGGAGATCAGGGCGGCGAAGGGGGAGACATCGTCGCGCAGGGTGGAAGTCACCGTACTGACCAGGTGATGAACATTGCTGTAGGTTTCCAGAGCGCAGAGCTTTTCGACTTTGACGCTACCGATATTGGAAATCTTACCCAGATCGTTGCGCAGAAGATCTACGATCATTACGTTTTCAGCTCGGTCCTTGGGACTGGAGGTAAGGTCCTCAATGTGGCGAAAATCGTCGTCGGCGCTGGCTCCGCGCGGGCGGGTGCCTTTGATGGGTTTGGTGACGACATCGCGGTCCTGCACCGTAAGAAACTTCTCCGGCGAGAAGCAAAGCAGATCGCCCTGACCACTGCGGAAAAAGGCGGAGTAGGGAGCTTTGGCCACCTGTCTGACTTTTATATAGGCTTCCAAAGGATCGCCTGTATAAGCGCCTGAAAAACGTTGTGTCAGGTTAATTTGATAGCAATCCCCAGCGAGAATGTATTTCTTGATTCTGGCGAATTCGTTTGCGTACTGTTCGTAGCTCCAGTCAGGCGAAATCGCTCGCGTTACGCTAAAGGTCTCTGTGGCGGGGCGCCCTTGCTGCAACAGGCTTTGGAATGCCGCATCCCCGAACCCGGTAATAATTTGTTTATCGTGTTCTACGACCAGGTAATGATCGTAAGCGCCAATGCAGGCGGAGGGAAAAATGGATTTTCGACGCCAGTTACGGTCGCCAAGCAGTTGATTGCGTCCAAATTCGTAGCTAATGAATCCGATCAGGCCCCCCTTGAAACAAGGGGTCGGTCGGACAGCGCGTGGGAGCTGGGCAAGCGCCAGCAGGTCGGTATAGGAGATGGACGTCTCCGTCTCATCGGGACGAGTAAGAAAGTGGTCGTTTTCCTGACTGCGAACTATCCATTCCGGATCGCAGGCGATAATTTCAAAGGCGCGTCCCTCCTGGGTTCGACTGTCCAGCCAACAAAAGCCCGGACGGGAAGATAGCGAGTGAATGACGGCGTTATAGTCTGCGTAGGGAATAGTGAAAACTGACATCAACAAATATTGGCCTGGTAAAAAAGCGCCTCTTCCGGCGCCCGATAAGCGCCAGTGGCTCATTAATCCGACATTCTAACCCTCCGGCTTCCATTTTTCAGGCGCTCGGACGGCGGCGTTTCGCGGCCGGACTTCTTATTGTCTTACGTCTATTGGCTTTAGCGGTCTCAAAAGACTGCGGAATTGTAGTGTTAGCGAGCGCATATTTGAAGTTGCTCACGTTTTTAAGTCGCTGGCGATGGCGTTTCGATCTGGAAATGGGCCGCAGTTCTTCGTTTGGTTGAGCCCAAGGGGAAGGGATTCACGAGAGGGAAATGTTCAAAAGGCGTTTTTGGGTAGGGCTTGTCGGAACGTATATAGGCCAGATGGCCAAATACTGTCTACCCGTTAACACTTCTTAACAAATGGCGTGTTTTCTGTAATTTCATTCACGGATTCGCCGGTAACACAACCCTACACTGGCCCCGTGATTGTGAAACACAAAACAAACAAAAACGAAACGTTTCACAATACTCAGGCGGTTGTAATTAGACGCTAATTGTTTGTTTTTAAATGGAATTCTAGACGCATATTAATAATATGGAAACTGTGAGAGTAATCACGGAAAACCAATGAAGCGTAAACTAAATTAACAATCGCTCAGAATTATTCGGTCGGTTGTCGAACAATTTGTTCGATTGTTGACCGGTAATCTGAAGCTCACGAGAGTTTCCTGAAATTAAAAAAATAAACATTAGGAGAATTTTAATGAAAGGCCTGAAAAAATTAGTTTTGGTATCTGCTATTGCTGCTGCTCCTCTGGCGGCTCAAGCTGAACTGAAAGCAGTTGACGACGCTGTACTGGCGGACGTTTCCGGTCAAAGCGGATTGGTCATCGAAGCCGGCTTCGGTTCTTTGACTTACTCAGACATCGCTGTAATCGCTGACAGCGACTGGGATACTGACGCAGGCATCCACATCGACGCGTTCAAATGGGAAGTTGACGTAGAAGCATGGGATTCCGCTTCTAACGCTACTCTGGGCGCTTCTACTGGCGCGCTGGGCGGCTTCATCGCAAAAGACATCTCCATCAACGGTAGCGTTGACGTCACTATCGATGCTCTGGCTGACGCAGCCACTCTGGGCACCACCAACCTGGGTGGTATCGGCATCACCTTCGCAAACTCCGACATCA
Coding sequences within:
- a CDS encoding phosphoadenylyl-sulfate reductase; the protein is MTPEYDVKELAREMEEWSPKEVMRKALELYDNIAISFSGAEDVVLIEIASKLKKNIQVFTLDTGRLHPETYRFIEKVRDHYNLQIETLSPNAEELERLVREKGLFSFYKNGHSECCGIRKVAPLRRKLATVDAWITGQRKDQSPSTRNKVALVEEDAAFGAPDRPLIKFNPLANWTSQDVWNYIRMFDVPYNELHTKGFISIGCEPCTRPVLPNQHEREGRWWWEESTIKECGLHAGNLKS
- the thrH gene encoding bifunctional phosphoserine phosphatase/homoserine phosphotransferase ThrH, giving the protein MELACLDLEGVLIPEIWIAFAEKTGIEALRATTRDIPDYDVLMKQRLEILDEHGYGLPDIQSVIAMLDPLPGAQEFVAWLRRRFQVVILSDTFYEFAMPLMEKLGWPTLLCHRLEVDENGKVTNYLLRQKDPKRMAVQAFHGLNYHVIAAGDSYNDTTMLAEADAGILFKAPDNVIAEFPQFPAVHSYDELRAEFIKASRVVTD
- the pabB gene encoding aminodeoxychorismate synthase component I; amino-acid sequence: MSVFTIPYADYNAVIHSLSSRPGFCWLDSRTQEGRAFEIIACDPEWIVRSQENDHFLTRPDETETSISYTDLLALAQLPRAVRPTPCFKGGLIGFISYEFGRNQLLGDRNWRRKSIFPSACIGAYDHYLVVEHDKQIITGFGDAAFQSLLQQGRPATETFSVTRAISPDWSYEQYANEFARIKKYILAGDCYQINLTQRFSGAYTGDPLEAYIKVRQVAKAPYSAFFRSGQGDLLCFSPEKFLTVQDRDVVTKPIKGTRPRGASADDDFRHIEDLTSSPKDRAENVMIVDLLRNDLGKISNIGSVKVEKLCALETYSNVHHLVSTVTSTLRDDVSPFAALISCSPGGSITGAPKKRAMEIIDELEGHARSVYCGSVFYLSNDGRMDSNIAIRTMTCRQGDMHVWGGGGIVADSKCLAEYNESVVKIRHIVEALGGDLPGKREV
- a CDS encoding DUF6160 family protein, yielding MKGLKKLVLVSAIAAAPLAAQAELKAVDDAVLADVSGQSGLVIEAGFGSLTYSDIAVIADSDWDTDAGIHIDAFKWEVDVEAWDSASNATLGASTGALGGFIAKDISINGSVDVTIDALADAATLGTTNLGGIGITFANSDINMRVGDMGVYLNQTGLGQVNSMGSVEIIGMNLDGLELVVHGN